A section of the Primulina eburnea isolate SZY01 chromosome 1, ASM2296580v1, whole genome shotgun sequence genome encodes:
- the LOC140836517 gene encoding pentatricopeptide repeat-containing protein At3g25210, mitochondrial-like, translated as MRFLLRPTLLIRLALRPLSSTTSSSSADVSHHLYMNPRTRTPLVKQFETGIQNLKPGFTQSDVDLVLRSQPDPDIALDIFRWTAQQRYYKHDDLTYLTMIGIAVSGKRYGVAETLIEEVIAGACPPNLHLFNAMIKFCCGRKHLFNRAFDIYKKMTKSDDAKPSLETYALLLNSLLKKFDRLNVCYVYLHAVRSLAKQMKAHGVIPDSFVLNMIIKAFSKCLEMDEAIRVFREMGLYGCEPNAYTYSYIAKGLCEKGRVNQGLGFYKEMREKGLVPKGSTYLILICSLAMERRFEDSIEALFDMLDNSMSPDLLTYKTLLDEMCRDGRGNDAFELVEKFRKRDRFLNEKSYCTLLNGLHFLSR; from the coding sequence ATGAGGTTCCTTTTACGGCCAACCCTCCTCATCCGTCTTGCTCTCCGTCCCCTCTCCagcaccacctcctcctcctccgccGATGTAAGCCACCACCTCTACATGAATCCTCGTACCCGAACGCCACTGGTAAAACAATTCGAGACCGGGATCCAGAACCTCAAACCTGGGTTCACTCAATCTGACGTGGATCTAGTCCTACGATCCCAACCTGACCCGGATATCGCACTCGACATTTTCCGGTGGACGGCTCAGCAGAGATACTACAAGCACGACGACCTCACGTACCTCACGATGATTGGAATCGCAGTGTCCGGTAAGCGCTATGGGGTGGCGGAGACTTTGATTGAAGAGGTTATCGCCGGTGCTTGCCCCCCAAATCTCCACTTGTTTAATGCCATGATTAAATTTTGCTGCGGACGTAAACACCTGTTTAATCgcgcttttgatatatataagaAAATGACAAAATCCGATGATGCCAAGCCTAGTTTAGAGACGTATGCTTTGCTATTGAACTCTCTTTTGAAGAAATTCGATCGGTTGAATGTATGCTATGTATATCTGCATGCTGTTAGGTCGTTAGCTAAGCAAATGAAGGCCCATGGGGTTATACCAGACTCATTTGTGCTGAATATGATAATCAAGGCTTTCTCAAAGTGTCTTGAAATGGACGAGGCGATTCGTGTTTTTCGAGAAATGGGTTTGTATGGTTGCGAGCCAAATGCTTATACATATAGTTATATTGCCAAAGGGTTATGCGAGAAAGGGAGGGTGAATCAGGGATTGGGATTTTACAAGGAGATGAGAGAAAAAGGGTTGGTTCCGAAGGGGAGTACTTATTTGATCTTGATTTGTAGTCTGGCCATGgaaaggaggtttgaggattcgATTGAGGCTTTGTTCGATATGTTGGATAATTCTATGTCACCTGATTTGCTAACCTACAAGACCTTGTTGGACGAAATGTGTAGGGATGGCAGGGGTAATGATGCTTTCGAACTCGTTGAAAAATTTCGTAAGAGAGACCGTTTTCTGAATGAGAAGTCCTACTGTACTTTGTTGAATGGATTGCACTTCCTAAGCCGTTAA